The Pungitius pungitius chromosome 21, fPunPun2.1, whole genome shotgun sequence genome includes the window AGCTCAGTGAACTCTGACCTACGTGAGGCGGCTTCCTCCCgccatgcagatgtttttcctGTTGAGAGTGTTGCTGTGCTGCTGTGCTGCCTCGCTGAGGACCACTTGTAAAATGTTCTGGGAACGGTCCACAAAGCCCCAAAGCCGCCGCAGGGTAACCTGTTTGACGTTGAGCTGAATTCCTGTTAAACTGCGGCCGACTCCCGCGCTTTAAGCCGGTGTTAGTGTTTGCGAAACATTCTTTCCATTGAAAACTTGGAGCAACTTAATTCGGATTATGTGATTGGCCGACCTCTTTCTGACCCAATGAGGCAAAGAGGACGAGGAAAAACCACATTAAGTggtttttgtttgaaatactACTTAATAATGCAACAATCCAGCTTTCCCAATGGGATTTATCATAATTGATTATGAAATATGGTGTTCTACCCTTTATAATTAGGAGCTTTAAAAGTGAATTCATTCCTCAATGATGACAACAGTTTAATTCAGCTCTGACTTAAAGTGAGGTTGTAGGTTGTATGCAATCCTTATCCGCAGTCAGTGTTTAACCTTTAATAGGGCGATCTGCAGCAGACAGGAGCCGTGTACTGCTGTGGACGGGCTTCTAGTCACCTAAGGAAAGACCCATCGAAGATTATCAATGTAGCTAAATTTAGAATCATTTCATTGCTTTACCTTGTTGCCAGATAGATGTTTTGGGAAGAGAGGTTAGGCATTGACCTTGAATAGTTATGGTCAGTAAAACACATCACAGCAGAGAATCTCAACAAGTCGGCGTACCGTCACCTCGGCGACGTGGACGCCAATGGCCAATCTTGACACCGCAATGATACGCAGGGTGGGTCTTGTTAGCAAAGGCAGAAGGATTTATTCTGAAATGACTCGTTCTGGGATTGCTCGCCTGCTGTCAGCTTGTCGTTGGCATTAGACCTGGCTACTGCCCGTGTCCATATCAGTACATCTCTTTATTTCCCTGGTTCACTGACTATAGAATAGTTTCCCATGCAACCCCACTTAGAGACAATAGTTATTTTATTATGAAGCCACTTCCTGTCAGTGAATGACTTCCTAACTAGGCTCCTTACCATCTCTGAGTGCCCCTCATACTGCTGTTAGGCAGATGATACCCAGTTGTTCTCTACTTGAAATCAAATCAGTTGTGTATATTAGCTTTCCTATATGACAGCTCCATTTGCTGTTAAGAATTCCCTGATCTACTTATTTCTTTAGCTGCATTAACTGATCGTTTGGGCACTTGGTGAGAGGTTCGCAAAGCAGACGTCGCTTCAGATGATCTTCAGTAGGAGGGGCAGGGGAAACATGGATACTTTTAAGGGATCAGGGATCAACCTAATGAATATTTTTTTGCCAGTTTTGAGATCTTATGTGTGAAGAGCCTCTGTCAAATCTGTCCACGGAGCTCCAATCCTCCTGGTCCTGATTTCACCTTCACTGGTTGCAAGGTGCAGCATTAGTATTTTATACTTTCCCACTAGGCttgcttttattttcacatgaaGCCATTTGGGAAAGTCACACTAGGAAGATTTCAATATGTTTCACACATCTGTTGTTCTCTCCATCTTTGTATGTCTTTCCCATCCAATGACCCCGATCCCACAGCGCAGAGAATTGTTCCAACCAGGCTGCGTACTCTAAACCCCCGCCGTCCACCACCAACCACGCCGCAGGAGAAAGCAGCCCTGACGAAGCAGAGGTGCTGCTGTCCAATCAGAAAGCTGCGACCCGCCAGCCGTCCTTCCTACGCGCCCTCGTCAAAGCCTTCGGACCGTACTTTCTGATTGGCTCGGCCTTCAAGCTGCTGCAGGATGTCATCACCTTCGTCAACCCTCAGCTGCTCAGGTAGACGACGCCGTATTTGCATGTATAGAATACCCAATGAGGTGCCATTGTTTTGGTGTTGCTGAGTGCTTTTTTTCCggattttgttttgaatattgtgtgcatgtttttgcatGCTGGTTTGCTTTCATTCTGATATATAGTAGCTGTATTATTTGAAACTGTGTACTGTCCTTGTTAAGAATGCAATGTAGTTTTGTATAATGTTTCCCTTGATCTTCTTATGAAGAACGGTGTGGCTTCAGTTCTGACACCGTATCTCTATATAGAGATACCttatctctctctatatatacagTCATTTGGTTGAATAAGGTTGCGTAAGTTCCTTTAGTGTAATTCTAATTTTATTTGTCAGAcaattttatttcacaaattttCACAATTAAAGCTTTTGTTCCTTCatctgttattttattgtgaaagctATGACTAATAACATTCAACTTCTGATGATGTTAGTCTGAGACTGGCAGCAACAGAAATACTTGCACTGCTCTTCAATAGGAGTTATTTTACTTAGTTATTTGATGCTTCATCCATTTTTAATTAAACCAGGACATCACTACAGGAACAAGAATCCTGTGTAGGACACTCTTGCACACTATGATCATTACTTGACAACTGACTGTTGTCAGTAGTAATGATCTTCCCTGAATTTGGTTTAAAAAGTTATGAATTATCAGAGCAAATAAATTTCAgtcacatccatccatccagccatcTTCAAAACGCAAACAGGGTCgcggggggctggagtcaatcccagccaacttcgggcgagagacggggtacaccctggatcgttcagccaatcacaggctgacacagagacaaacaaccattcacactcacatccacacccacctaagggcaatttagagttcccaatcaacctaatccccagcacatgtctttggactgtgggaggaagccggagtacctgGAGAGAACTCacagagaacatgcagactgcacacagaaaggccactgggcggAGTCAAACCCaagaccttcttgctgtgaggtcacagtgacacCACCGTAGGGCCCAGTCCCATTTTCATTAATTTAATGCGCTGGTATTTATagcttttgtattttaatatcAGCTTGTGTATGACATAATTGCAATTTAAAGTAAGTTAAAgtgatgaaaatgaacattCATCACTTTTTCCAAACAGTATTATCAATTCACCAGCAAATATGCCAATGTAATAATAGTCCTATTGAAGCCCAGTATACATGTTGAATTAGGTTTTGACGTGGCACTGGGTCCTGCACTTACACTTACACTAACTACTTCAACACAACTCTCTGTGGCACGTTGGCTTCACTGTTGAAAACAACCTGCATAGTGATGGTAAACGACATGTCCCCTTTTCCTCGTCACTCTTAAAGGCTGCTGATCTCCTTCACAAAGCAGAAGACTGCTCCCGATTGGTGGGGCTACTCGCTGGCCTTCCTCATGTTTTTCACGGCCATCTTGCAGACTCTCATCCTCCACTGCCAGTTTCAGTACTGCTTCATCACCGGCATGAATATACGCACGGCGGTCATCGGAGCCATCTACAGGAAGGTATGTGCTAATTCCAAACATCTTAGCCTTTAATGCACAGATAACACAGGACTTTTCCCAGAAAACTCTTACTTCAGTGACACTCTAGTCGTCCGTCCAATCGTTGTTCTGCAGTCGCTGGTGATTACCAACGCTGCCAAGCGCTCCTCGACGGTCGGAGAGGTGGTCAACCTGATGTCGGTGGATGCACAGAGGTTCATGGATCTCACCACCTTTCTCAACATGCTGTGGTCCGCCCCTCTACAGATCATGCTGGCACTATACTTTCTCTGGCAGGTCCGTGCGCAAAGTTTACGCCGACTGAAAATTGTCGTGACTCGCCATTCTCCTCTATAGATGCTTtagatgtttacatttttattaaatagagGGGCTTCTGTAGATTagttttgaattgaattttgCAGCGATTAACTGTCTCACGCTATTTTACAGAACCTCGGCCCATCTGTTCTGGCTGGGGTGGCGGTCATGGTCATGCTGATCCCCCTCAATGCTGTAATTGCCATGAAGACGCGAGCTTTCCAGGTTTGAGCAGTCTGTGACTTTCAGtggatccattttttttaaataaattttgtgaacccgttttctatttctttaatgCTTGGTTAATTTATTACTGCCCCGATAAAGAGCAGTTTGCCTCCATGtctgcttcctccctcccagGTGGAGCAGATGCAGCACAAGGACTCTCGTATCAAACTGATGAATGAGATCCTGAACGGCATTAAAGTCCTGAAGCTGTACGCCTGGGAGAACTCCTTTAAAGAAAAGATCCTCGCCATTCGACAGAAGGAGCTCAACGTGCTCCGCAAAATGGCCTACCTGGGAGCGGTGTCCACCATGGCCTGGACCAGCGCCCCCTTTCTGGTAGGGTTCTATACCCCATGGTGTAGTGTGAGGTCTTTTTCccctgttgtaaaaaaaaaagtagtttatCCATCTAATGCTGGCTGAGCTCAGTGATAAACTCGAGTAGCGAGGTCATTCCTGCTGAGTCACTGGTTGAGTGTATTTAGCATCACGACACCAACTGCTCTTCTTCTCCGCGCTAAGCTGATCGACCTTGACGTCTAAGTGGCCTGTTTGCTGGCCTGTTTGCAGGTTGCCCTGACAACGTTTGCCGTGTACGTGACTGTAGATGAGAACAACGTGCTGGACGCGGAAAGGGCCTTTGTGTCACTCTCGCTCTTTAACATCCTGCGGTTTCCCCTCAACATGCTTCCCCAGGTCATCAGCAGCCTCGTGCAGgtgggaactttttttttcatgttgtttccCCCTTCTGTTCTCCCCTGCGTTTCCTACGTGGGTTTGTTGCCACAGCTTTTTATTGAGTGCCTTTGTGTTTGTTCTACGTTGCAGGCCAGCGTCTCACTGAAGCGGATCCAACGTTTCCTGAGTCACGATGAGCTGGACCCAGATTCAGTGGACAGAAAGAACACTGGCACAGGTGAAATTTGATATGTCCTCCTTTGAATTAaggttaaaaccttttttttgtttgacttaATTCTACATAAGCCCAGTGAGGCAAAAACTATTACAATTCTTGAatgcagcagaggaaaaaaaaaacaaggcaagtTCAGACTTGCAGCCCCTTTAAAAACAATTCCCCCAttccaaagacaaaaagaaatccaCAGCTTTTCTTGCTCAACAGAGTTTGCGGTGACAGTCGTCAATGGGAAGTTCACCTGGTCTAAAGAGGACCCTCCCGTTCTGCACAAGTAGGTCCCCATAAGCCACACTTGCACTGGTCCTGTGTTCATATATTGTCATGGCTGAAGCGCAAACATGTGAATGTTCCCCGTGTGTTTGCAGTATCAACGTGATGGTGCCGCAGGGCTCCCTGCTGGCGGTGGTTGGCCATGTTGGCTGTGGGAAATCCTCTCTTATCTCTGCACTGCTCGGTGAAGTGGAGAAACTGGAGGGAGAGGTTTCTATTCGGGTAGGACCTCTTTTTATAatccacaaaacaaaagagcatGTATCCGGTAAACGCATCTCCTTTTGCCTCCCTGGTTCCTCCTTTGAGGTGCCACCAATCCATGTTTTTGACATAAAACACACAGTATAGTGTGTAAGTTCTACTCAGAATACTGGTTTAAGAACttgagaaacacacagacattatCATCAGGATGTAAGGAGCATCTTCCAACTCTTAGTTCATTCGCACCGCCTCCAGATGTTTTTCCCAggtttgtataaaaaaagaaaaagctcttGTTATATACATGTTAGTCATCTGAGAGGACCAGCTCCAGTacatttgcatgtgtgcataCATTCATAAGAGACATAAAGGAGATGGTATTCAGTCAGTCATTTGGATTCTGTACATCTAGCCCTGTGTGCAGAAGGAAGTGTGCTCCACCACTAACTGCAAACTACACCATTCAAAAATAAAGCAGTAGTTTGTACTGGTTTTAtcaataaaagtattttagacTTCTAGTTTTTGTAGTATATTGTGTCAATTATTGTATACTTGTATTTCAGGGGGCCTAAGAATGTTTTACCAAGTGCGTTTGACTGGGTCAAGCTAAGTGCTTCCTCTTAGTTGTAGTCCTTATGTTAAGCTGAGCTAATCTCATGTCTGCTTAAGGCTTCATTTATAACAGACACACATGAGAGTCTTCTCATCTCACCTATGGCAAGGCATCGAAACGCATTAAACCCATGTGAATACATTATGTATGCATGTGCGTAGTTGAAGCTGAATTTTGGGGGTTGCTAATCACCTTTTTTGCGGGCCTTTCCTCAGGGATCAGTGGCATACGTCCCCCAGCAGGCGTGGATACAGAATGCCAGCCTGCGGGACAACATCCTGTTTGGGAAGCCCTACAATGAGCAGAAGTACTGCTGCGTTCTGGAGACCTGTGCCTTAACTCCTGACCTGGAAGTGCTGCCTGGTGGAGATATGACTGAGATAGGAGAGAAGGTACAAAAAAGAGACGCTGTCTCATTTCCCTTTTGTCACTAAGTAAACTCTTTCTGTTCCATTTCTCACAGGCCAGCTTTACTTCTGCTTACTTTTTGCCATGTTTATCAAAGcaccatttcatctttttcatctttttctacaCAATCCTTGAGCTGACGTGTGTCCATCCCGCAGGGCATTAACCTCTCCGGTGGCCAGAGGCAGAGGGTGAGTCTGGCCCGAGCGCTCTACAGCGACACGGACATCTACCTGCTGGACGACCCGCTGTCGGCCGTGGATGCACACGTGGCCAAACACATCTTTGACAACCTTATCGGTCCAGAGGGTGTGCTAAAGGGAAAGGTGAGGAGAGTCTACGCCTGGGttcatcctaaaaaaaacaagaacaccaAGCCAAAAGCCAGCATGCAAACAACTCTGAGCTGAAAAGTAAATAAGTGATAAAGAGTCATGATAGTAGTTCACTATAGTAGTTCACTATCATGACTGGAAGCAGCATGTCTTTTAACCACACTGAAATTGCATCTCTTATCAGTTTATTGCttgtatttcatatttatatgAAACACGTTTGTGATAAGAGCTggtggacttcctgtctgactggATTCTGCTAGGCAGAGTACAAATAGTATGTTACTGAATAGGCCGTCACAGTTGGACTAAAAAGTGTGCCTGTGCAATGGTGTGTGCAAAGGTTTTgttacatcaaaaaaaaaacaacaataatggaTCTTTTGTTTGACTCCAGACACGTATTCTAGTGACACACGGCATCAGCTTCCTGCCTCAGGTGGACAACATCATGGTGATCGTGGATGGCAGGGTGTCAGAGATGGGCTCCTACCAGGAGCTGCTCAAACAGAACGGGGCCTTCGCAGAGTTTCTCAGGACCTACGCCCTGGAGGACattgtagaggaggaggaggaggaggcctctgGTGCGGCGCCACTTTGTTTTGCTGTAATATCCACTGATATTTTTGGGCTGAGTACAAAGAGGTCTTTAACATACTGCTAACAATGCTTTTACAGAGGAGTCAATGGCAGAGGAGGGGCCGTTCCCCGACGATGCCCTTAGCATCCACACAGACATGGTGGACAGCGAGCCGGTGATCAACGAGGCCAAAAGAAATTTCATAAGGTAGAGGAACTATTTCTTTCTCACCACCTCAAGGAACAATGTTCTTTTCTCTTGAAAAAGGTCAACGAATGGATGTTGGAGAGTAATCTGCCACTGACGGTGTTATTCTGCCACACAGCACTATAACTTAATGTTCATGTCTGCTCCATGGCGATATGTTTTCTGGTTGTCCGTCCGTCTGCTGCATTCTCCTGAACGCCTGCAGAAAACGTTCTTCAGATTTCTCCCAACGCCCACTTAGACTCAAAGAAGAACATCAAAAGTAAAGGTCACTTTGACCTAATTTCACCTAAATGAAACATCCCAGCAGCAACTTGAGGGAATTTCTCCAAAcgcccacatgcacacaaaggATCAACCAATGACGCTTTGAGGGACAAATACTACTTTGTTCTCCTGTCCGTCCCATTTGTCTGAAAGCAATATCCATGGGGCACCTAACCTATGTCACAAGCCTCCACTTGGATTCAAGGATGGACTGGTCAAAGGTCGCTGTGACATTCGTCAAAGATTCAAACGCTAATCATCAAATCCTCACACACATGTCTAAGGGGATGGCAAAATTCCACAAACCACCACGCTGTTGCCTCACATGGAGGGAATCTTTTCTCTCTCTACAGGCAGATCAGCATCATTTCAGCTGACGGAGAGAACCCCAAATCCCGCTCAGTGAGGAGACACAACTGCAGCCAGAGGAAACACTCGGAGCaacaggaaaagaagaaacccCAGGATATGCAGAAACTTATCCAGTCAGAGACCGCGGAGACAGGCAGGGTCAGTATTTGCTCATGCAGATTACTTTAATTggccatttctgtttttacagaTGCGCAGATGTACCTTTCGAAGCCTGCGGCTTTTCGTTTTCAAGGCCAAGTTCTTGCAAATTTAGTTTGTATTTACTCCATACTGTCATCATATCCTGATATCGTCTCCACAATGTTGCAATATCACACTATAACAAATTCTAGAAATCAAAAAATTCAATCATATCGATAACTAGAATGGCCCCTGGAGAGGGTAGACCCCCACTGGTTGTTCCCTCAAGTGAAGACTAATTGAGGGATTAACATAGGTGAAAACTCATGGCTGTCACTGAGGCTGTGAGCCGACCTCGACTCAGCGCTGTCCCTCCCCACAGGTGAAGTCGAAGGTGTACCTGGAGTACGCCAAGGCCGTAGGAGTCCTGCTGTCCGTGATCATCTGCTTCCTGTACGGCTGCCAGAGCGCGGCGGCCATCGGGGCCAACATCTGGCTCAGCCAGTGGACCAACGACGCCTTGACCAATCACACTCAGGAGAATATGAATATGAGAGTGGGGGTGTATGCAGCACTGGGTATCGCACAAGGTAAGGAGCACTTGAGCATCATAAATACATTCAAAGACAGTTTAAGTGAGTTTAAAGTCATTCACGTTCATGCATTAGTTATTGTAGCCACGCATTTATCCTGAAGCTGCCTTTGTTCTTCTGTCTAAGAGACAAAATGTTCATCCCCGTTGTGCCTTTGTTATC containing:
- the abcc3 gene encoding ATP-binding cassette sub-family C member 3 isoform X4 encodes the protein MERLCGPNLPFWEANQTLHTNRPDLPECFQLSVLSWLPCVYLWAVFPIYLFYLKRNHSGYIMMSILNRFKTVLGLLLWIVCWTDLFYTFHELRQGDTQPPIYFVTPLVLGMTMLLATFLIQFERLRGVQSSGVLLIFWFLSVLCAIVPFRSKILQASSQNAVTDKLRFTTFYFYFGLVVGELILCCFNEKPPLFSNVVTDPNPCPETTAGFLSTVTFWWFTRMAIKGYKKPLEEKDLWSLNKRDTSKVAVRKLLQEWEKELAKAKSAENCSNQAAYSKPPPSTTNHAAGESSPDEAEVLLSNQKAATRQPSFLRALVKAFGPYFLIGSAFKLLQDVITFVNPQLLRLLISFTKQKTAPDWWGYSLAFLMFFTAILQTLILHCQFQYCFITGMNIRTAVIGAIYRKSLVITNAAKRSSTVGEVVNLMSVDAQRFMDLTTFLNMLWSAPLQIMLALYFLWQNLGPSVLAGVAVMVMLIPLNAVIAMKTRAFQVEQMQHKDSRIKLMNEILNGIKVLKLYAWENSFKEKILAIRQKELNVLRKMAYLGAVSTMAWTSAPFLVALTTFAVYVTVDENNVLDAERAFVSLSLFNILRFPLNMLPQVISSLVQASVSLKRIQRFLSHDELDPDSVDRKNTGTEFAVTVVNGKFTWSKEDPPVLHNINVMVPQGSLLAVVGHVGCGKSSLISALLGEVEKLEGEVSIRGSVAYVPQQAWIQNASLRDNILFGKPYNEQKYCCVLETCALTPDLEVLPGGDMTEIGEKGINLSGGQRQRVSLARALYSDTDIYLLDDPLSAVDAHVAKHIFDNLIGPEGVLKGKTRILVTHGISFLPQVDNIMVIVDGRVSEMGSYQELLKQNGAFAEFLRTYALEDIVEEEEEEASEESMAEEGPFPDDALSIHTDMVDSEPVINEAKRNFIRQISIISADGENPKSRSVRRHNCSQRKHSEQQEKKKPQDMQKLIQSETAETGRVKSKVYLEYAKAVGVLLSVIICFLYGCQSAAAIGANIWLSQWTNDALTNHTQENMNMRVGVYAALGIAQGVLLLGNCLLCRAYSMLRAAKFMHCNMLQGVLRAPQAFFESTPTGRVLNRFSKDVDAIDSYIPDNIDIWMRTF
- the abcc3 gene encoding ATP-binding cassette sub-family C member 3 isoform X3, translated to MERLCGPNLPFWEANQTLHTNRPDLPECFQLSVLSWLPCVYLWAVFPIYLFYLKRNHSGYIMMSILNRFKTVLGLLLWIVCWTDLFYTFHELRQGDTQPPIYFVTPLVLGMTMLLATFLIQFERLRGVQSSGVLLIFWFLSVLCAIVPFRSKILQASSQNAVTDKLRFTTFYFYFGLVVGELILCCFNEKPPLFSNVVTDPNPCPETTAGFLSTVTFWWFTRMAIKGYKKPLEEKDLWSLNKRDTSKVAVRKLLQEWEKELAKAKSAENCSNQAAYSKPPPSTTNHAAGESSPDEAEVLLSNQKAATRQPSFLRALVKAFGPYFLIGSAFKLLQDVITFVNPQLLRLLISFTKQKTAPDWWGYSLAFLMFFTAILQTLILHCQFQYCFITGMNIRTAVIGAIYRKSLVITNAAKRSSTVGEVVNLMSVDAQRFMDLTTFLNMLWSAPLQIMLALYFLWQNLGPSVLAGVAVMVMLIPLNAVIAMKTRAFQVEQMQHKDSRIKLMNEILNGIKVLKLYAWENSFKEKILAIRQKELNVLRKMAYLGAVSTMAWTSAPFLVALTTFAVYVTVDENNVLDAERAFVSLSLFNILRFPLNMLPQVISSLVQASVSLKRIQRFLSHDELDPDSVDRKNTGTEFAVTVVNGKFTWSKEDPPVLHNINVMVPQGSLLAVVGHVGCGKSSLISALLGEVEKLEGEVSIRGSVAYVPQQAWIQNASLRDNILFGKPYNEQKYCCVLETCALTPDLEVLPGGDMTEIGEKGINLSGGQRQRVSLARALYSDTDIYLLDDPLSAVDAHVAKHIFDNLIGPEGVLKGKTRILVTHGISFLPQVDNIMVIVDGRVSEMGSYQELLKQNGAFAEFLRTYALEDIVEEEEEEASEESMAEEGPFPDDALSIHTDMVDSEPVINEAKRNFIRQISIISADGENPKSRSVRRHNCSQRKHSEQQEKKKPQDMQKLIQSETAETGRVKSKVYLEYAKAVGVLLSVIICFLYGCQSAAAIGANIWLSQWTNDALTNHTQENMNMRVGVYAALGIAQGVLVMMSSFTLAMGNIGAARKLHANLLTNKFHTPQSFYDTTPLGRIINRFSKDIYIIDEALPSTVLMFLATFFVSLSTMIVIVSSTPIFAIVIVPLAIIYIFVQVCCCWVTACCAGPTVCCGRPSSCTATCCRGSCELRRPSLRAPPPDAY
- the abcc3 gene encoding ATP-binding cassette sub-family C member 3 isoform X2, with the protein product MERLCGPNLPFWEANQTLHTNRPDLPECFQLSVLSWLPCVYLWAVFPIYLFYLKRNHSGYIMMSILNRFKTVLGLLLWIVCWTDLFYTFHELRQGDTQPPIYFVTPLVLGMTMLLATFLIQFERLRGVQSSGVLLIFWFLSVLCAIVPFRSKILQASSQNAVTDKLRFTTFYFYFGLVVGELILCCFNEKPPLFSNVVTDPNPCPETTAGFLSTVTFWWFTRMAIKGYKKPLEEKDLWSLNKRDTSKVAVRKLLQEWEKELAKAKSAENCSNQAAYSKPPPSTTNHAAGESSPDEAEVLLSNQKAATRQPSFLRALVKAFGPYFLIGSAFKLLQDVITFVNPQLLRLLISFTKQKTAPDWWGYSLAFLMFFTAILQTLILHCQFQYCFITGMNIRTAVIGAIYRKSLVITNAAKRSSTVGEVVNLMSVDAQRFMDLTTFLNMLWSAPLQIMLALYFLWQNLGPSVLAGVAVMVMLIPLNAVIAMKTRAFQVEQMQHKDSRIKLMNEILNGIKVLKLYAWENSFKEKILAIRQKELNVLRKMAYLGAVSTMAWTSAPFLVALTTFAVYVTVDENNVLDAERAFVSLSLFNILRFPLNMLPQVISSLVQASVSLKRIQRFLSHDELDPDSVDRKNTGTEFAVTVVNGKFTWSKEDPPVLHNINVMVPQGSLLAVVGHVGCGKSSLISALLGEVEKLEGEVSIRGSVAYVPQQAWIQNASLRDNILFGKPYNEQKYCCVLETCALTPDLEVLPGGDMTEIGEKGINLSGGQRQRVSLARALYSDTDIYLLDDPLSAVDAHVAKHIFDNLIGPEGVLKGKTRILVTHGISFLPQVDNIMVIVDGRVSEMGSYQELLKQNGAFAEFLRTYALEDIVEEEEEEASEESMAEEGPFPDDALSIHTDMVDSEPVINEAKRNFIRQISIISADGENPKSRSVRRHNCSQRKHSEQQEKKKPQDMQKLIQSETAETGRVKSKVYLEYAKAVGVLLSVIICFLYGCQSAAAIGANIWLSQWTNDALTNHTQENMNMRVGVYAALGIAQGVLVMMSSFTLAMGNIGAARKLHANLLTNKFHTPQSFYDTTPLGRIINRFSKDIYIIDEALPSTVLMFLATFFVSLSTMIVIVSSTPIFAIVIVPLAIIYIFVQRFYVATSRQLKRLESVSRSPIYSHFSETVTGSSVIRAYGRHSAFVLMSDMKVDENQKSYYPGIVSNRWLGVRIEFIGNCMVLFAALFAVTGRENLNPGLVGLSVSYALQVTMSLNWMVRMTSDLENNIVAVERVKEYSETKTEAPWEVEDKKPPPDWPTEGKVEFQDYSVRYREGLDLVLKNLTLSVKGGEKIGIVGRTGAGKSSMTLCLFRLLEAAAGEIVIDGLKISELGLHDLRSRLTIIPQEPVLFSGTLKMNLDPFEKYSDEELWGALQQSHLHKFVSNQPAKLELECSEGGENLSVGQRQLVCLARALLRKTRILILDEATAAVDLETDDLIQSTIRTQFEDCTVFTIAHRLNTIMDYTRVLVLDKGQIAEFDTPANLISQRGIFYGMTKDAGLTQ